TATCCCGGTACTGGCCTCCTCGGATGGGATAGAGATTAGGCCAGCAGCCATAGTAATTGTCGCCGCAGCAAAGTACTTTATGAGACGGAATCCAGACAAGGAGCTGGTCGTCCGATTCACCGGGAGCGGCGGCAAGTTCCAAGGTAACGCCGTCAATATCCCGCAGAACTTTTTCTTCCCGGTAAACCGTGGTGGGAGGCAGAAAGCTGTATTGCCCTTCCCCTTGGGTCTTGCCTTCACGGATACCGATCCCTTGGGAGATATTTTCTTCATCACTGAGAGAGTAACCGAATTGCTTATTGCCCCGCTCCAGAAAGACTTCATTCAGGGCATCCGTGCGGCCTAAGACCGGCTTGCAGGGAGCAAAGGCAATGATTTCCGGCCGGCTGTCTGCAAAGGCACCGGCGCCCCCGCGATGATCAGGATGTCCGTGGGTATAGATGATTGTCTTAACCGGTTTATCCGTATACCCGGCAATCAGGGACTTTAGTTTTTGGGCACGGTAGTCGCTGTCAAGAGTATCGATGAGTATAACTGAGCTCTCGCTGATGATAAAACTGGCATTGCTGTGCCCGTAACCCATGACATGATAAATTATTCCGGGAATGATTTCCGTTACTTGCCGGGGGTATGCCCTGGCAGTGAAGTCTTTCAGCATTTGTTCGCCATTGGTTTGCAGCATAAAAACACACCTTTCCAAAACACTTTTATGGAGATGGTTTTATGTAAAACTATTTGCCCAAAAATTTAAAACTTAATTCTTTGCAGCATTTTTAAAAGCAGGGTTTGCTCTTCCAGTGTGAAATCATCATATACTTTGGCTAATAAGCACTTTGAAATTTCTTCAAATACGGGACGCAGCTCTTGTCCTTTCTCAGTAATGGCGATATTGTAGACCCTAGCATCCTCTAAATCCGGAGTTTTAGAGATATAGCCTAATTCCACCAGCTTATTGACCAAGACAGTTACTGTGGATTTGTCTCTATCGATTAATTTAGCCAGCTGCTGCATAGTAAGGGACTCGTATTTATAGAGATTAAAGAGAATATCGCCGTGAGAGGGAGCAATACCCAAAATGTTATGTTTTTTTAGTTGGTTTTCTAGAAATTTATCGGCCTCACGATGGATAAAGCCGATTAAACTGATAATATGTTTTTCATTCATAGGGGTATTTTAGTTTTATATAAGACTATTGTCAAGGATTTTTAGCATTTTCGTTGAGAAGAACGGGATTCAGATATTTAAGGGGTTAACAGAGGGATTGGGTATTCTGTGGTAGAATTCTGGATAATGGGATGGAACCATACCCACAGTTGAGTCCATGTACAATTGGTTAGATGTGAAGAAAGGCGGGTATATATGTTTATGAAGTTATAGGCAGATGGGACGATACTCATGATTCTGCACACTCATTCCGAATAGAAGTAAAGTAGAGATGCTCTGGTTACTTTTTCATAATATTTACAAAGGTTTTTTCATCTTTATCAAGAATACTGATTCAAATATTTATAGAAGGAGGTGAGTTGAAAGTTCTTCATTTTCCAAATCGGTTTAGATAATTGGTTTAAAACGGGAAGTACATCACCATAAGCAAATGGTATTCCTTGTTAAGGAAAGTTTGTCTGGTTGCTCTAAAATTTATAGTTAAAGCAAGATTAAAATTTTTCAAGAAGAAGGCGCATTAAATGGGTTTCATGCATGTATTTGATTTATCAATGTGGCAGTGGGTCTGGGTAATTATAGCTGCATTCCTGGTTGGGTTCTCCAAAACGGGAATCAGCGGTTTTTTAATGCCGGTTATACCCATTGTTGCTTCCGTATTCGGCGGGAAGGAGTCCACAGGTATTATATTGCCCTTGCTAATTGTCGGGGATGCCTTTGCCTTATATTATTACCAGCGTCACGCGGAATGGAGCAATATTAAAAGACTTTTGCCCTGGACCTTCGTAGGGCTGATCCTGGGAGTTATCACGGGAAGCTACGTCAATGACAAGCAATTCAAGATGTTCATTGCTATCTCAGTAATCCTCTGTCTCATTATCTTAATTTATATGGAGAAAAAAGGAGAGAACTTTAAGGTTCCCAAGGGTGCCTGGTTTTACGCTGGTATGGGAGCCCTGAGTGGTTTTACTTCAATGATCGGCAACGCTGCAGGCTCTATATTCAGCGTTTACTTACTGGCTATGGATTTCAAGAAGAATGGTTTTATGGGGACAACGGCCTGGTTCTTTTTTATTGTTAATTTAACGAAAGTGCCCTTACAGGTTTTCTTCTGGCATAATATTTCCTTTAAAAACTTGGGCCTGACTCTGGCTATGGTCCCGGCAATTGCTATTGGTGCCTTGTTAGGGGCTGTTATCATTAAGAGGGTCAATGAAAAACAATTTCGCGTTTTGATTATCGTCATGACAGCAGCAGCTGCCGTAAGACTGTTAATTTAAAGGGGACATCCTGGCGACAATTCAGGCATATTACAGCTGCCTTTGCCAAACAATAGACATTTAGAAAAATATCTAAATGTCTATTGTTTTTATATCCCAAATACAGTAAAATACATTTAGAAATACATCTAAATGAGGGGGGATCAAGATGGGTTTTCAGGAATCCTTGAAGGCAATGTCCGACAAGACAAGGCGAGAGATACTGAATCTGCTTAAGGATGGGGATATGACTGCCGGTGATATTGCCGCCCATTTTGCCATGACCCAGGCAACCGTATCCCACCATCTCTCCGTATTAAAGGAGGGGGGGCTGGTTTCAGACCGGCGTAATGGCAAGTTTATTGTCTATGAGCTGAATACCTCGATTATTGAGGAAATTATGGCTTGGCTTATTGAATTAAAAGGCAAAGGAGATAATGAAGGATGAAAAATGAAAAGATCTTCTTGAGATTAATGTGGATCATCGCCTTGCTTCCCTTCCTCATTACAATCGCAGTTTATGGCAGGCTGCCCCAAGAGATTCCTATGCACTGGAATATCCATGGTGAGATTGATGCCTGGTATCCTAAATTCCCCTGGGCCTTTCTGATGCCTTTAACGGGATTGGGAATTCCCTTGCTGGTCAGTGTCTTGGCAAAGATTGATCCCAAAAAGGAAAACTATGGCCGCTTTAAAGAGACCTATGTGATTATCCGTTTTATTTTGGTCGCCTTTTTTGCCGTTATGCAATTCGTTGTGATTGCCACCAGTTTAGGTGCAACCTTCATTAAGGTTGACACTATGATTAAACTTATGATTGGTATTCTCTTCATTGTGTTAGGAAATTTAATGCCAAAGTTTAAGCAAAATTATTTTATGGGCATTAAGACACCCTGGACTTTGGCGGATGAGACGGTTTGGGCCAAAACTCATCGTCATGGAGGCTTTGTCTGGTTTGCGGCAGGTTTCATAATGAGTGTTTTAGCCTTCTTGCCTGGCCTTATAACAGCCGGTATTTATTTTGGCTTAGTTTTGGTGGTTGCTCTTGAACCCATTATTTACTCATGGTTAAAGTATAAAGAACTTCATTAAGAAAGTGCCAGCTTTATCCGGGGCATGTCCCAAATTAGTCACTGGTGACCAATTTGGGGCGTGCCCTGATTTTATGGAGAGGGTGTTTACAGGACTGGATAAGAAATTTATATAGCAGTTAGGTCATTCGATGATATAATGTAAGTTGTGGAAATTTAATCAAGGAGTTCAGTCATGAAAGATAGTTTCAGCCGCCTACGCAGTATCCTGACCTTTGGCATAGCCATTATTTTTTTGAGCAACCTGTTTGTCAAATCAGATTTCCTTCAAGATCTAAATTTAGTGATGATGCTGGTTGTGATTTTCCTTAGTTTTTTGGTAGTCTCGGGGACTACTTTAATCATCGGCTCTATGTTGTTTCTCTTAAGCATCATTCTCTTTTTAAGTTATGGAGCTCCCTTAAGTATTTGGCTGCAGGCATTGCAGGAGAATATTTATCTGGTGGTTATGTTTGCCCTGGTGCCATTATTGGGAATTCCCATCCGCCATGGCGGCTACTTTGAGGCTTTGCGGGGGTTGTTCCAGCGCTATGTGTACAATGACAGCCGTTTTTACCTCCTGGTCAGCTTCGTTTCAGCCTTTGTGGGGGTTTTGGTCAATTTGGCCGTTGTTCCCTTGGTACTGCAAATAAGTCAGGCCAGCAGCAAAAGTTCAAATCGAAAACTGCTGAGTTCAGCTATCGTTCGTGGTTTTGCCACCTGCACAATTTGGGCACCGACAACAGCTGCCATTGCTCTTGTGGTTCAATTAAGCGGAGCTAGCTGGCTTACATTTTCCCCCTTTGCAGTTTTATGCGGGGTTATTGCCGGTTTAACCGGTTACTTTTTAACAATGTATGAGGAAAAAAAGGCTGGGAATGACCCTTTGGCAGCCGGTGAAGAGCCGGCAGGTGAATTTGATCCTGGCAAAGTCATCGAATTGAGCATTTTTAGTATTATCCTAATCGCAGCCATTGCCGTTCTTTCCTTTGTCACCGGGATACACACTATTGTTGTGGTTTCCTTAGCCTCCATAATTTATCCTATCGCCTGGCTGGGGATCATCGGGAAATTGCAGATCTTAGTTCGGGAGTTTAAGATTTATTTTAATGAAAGTCTTCCCAAATTACAAAATGAGATTATCTTATTTATGGGGGCAGGCTTATTTGCCACAAGCATTAGTTACTCTCATTTGGGCAGCTATGTTTCCCTGTTTTTATCCTATGTGGTGGGAAATAATGCCTTTTTGCTGGCCATCGTTATTATTCTCTGCATTCTTCTCTTATCAGCGTTAGGGGTTCATCCCATTATTCCCGTCACGATTGTTGGCGGAACCATCAAAGCCGCAGCTTATGGTGTAACTCCTACCTATCTGGCCCTTGTTTTGGCGATCAGCTGGTCCATGGGAATTTCTATTTCCCCGTCTTCGGCAACGGTTATCGCCTTATCCGGATTGACGGGGCAATCTCCTATTCAGGTAGGGCCCCGCTGGAACGGCAGGTATGTCTTAATTTCTTCCGGGATTATGCTGCTGGCCTTGACCCTTTTTCGCTTCATTGGCATTTTATAAAGTAGAGTTTTCTTTCCCCCTTAAATTGAACTGGAAGTTCGTATAGATAATTGCAGCTATGGTCGAATGTCAGGTAAACAATGCTTAGGATAGTGGGGGAACTATGGAAGGATATCA
This Desulfosporosinus orientis DSM 765 DNA region includes the following protein-coding sequences:
- a CDS encoding sulfite exporter TauE/SafE family protein, coding for MGFMHVFDLSMWQWVWVIIAAFLVGFSKTGISGFLMPVIPIVASVFGGKESTGIILPLLIVGDAFALYYYQRHAEWSNIKRLLPWTFVGLILGVITGSYVNDKQFKMFIAISVILCLIILIYMEKKGENFKVPKGAWFYAGMGALSGFTSMIGNAAGSIFSVYLLAMDFKKNGFMGTTAWFFFIVNLTKVPLQVFFWHNISFKNLGLTLAMVPAIAIGALLGAVIIKRVNEKQFRVLIIVMTAAAAVRLLI
- a CDS encoding C4-dicarboxylate ABC transporter, with product MKDSFSRLRSILTFGIAIIFLSNLFVKSDFLQDLNLVMMLVVIFLSFLVVSGTTLIIGSMLFLLSIILFLSYGAPLSIWLQALQENIYLVVMFALVPLLGIPIRHGGYFEALRGLFQRYVYNDSRFYLLVSFVSAFVGVLVNLAVVPLVLQISQASSKSSNRKLLSSAIVRGFATCTIWAPTTAAIALVVQLSGASWLTFSPFAVLCGVIAGLTGYFLTMYEEKKAGNDPLAAGEEPAGEFDPGKVIELSIFSIILIAAIAVLSFVTGIHTIVVVSLASIIYPIAWLGIIGKLQILVREFKIYFNESLPKLQNEIILFMGAGLFATSISYSHLGSYVSLFLSYVVGNNAFLLAIVIILCILLLSALGVHPIIPVTIVGGTIKAAAYGVTPTYLALVLAISWSMGISISPSSATVIALSGLTGQSPIQVGPRWNGRYVLISSGIMLLALTLFRFIGIL
- a CDS encoding SdpI family protein; amino-acid sequence: MKNEKIFLRLMWIIALLPFLITIAVYGRLPQEIPMHWNIHGEIDAWYPKFPWAFLMPLTGLGIPLLVSVLAKIDPKKENYGRFKETYVIIRFILVAFFAVMQFVVIATSLGATFIKVDTMIKLMIGILFIVLGNLMPKFKQNYFMGIKTPWTLADETVWAKTHRHGGFVWFAAGFIMSVLAFLPGLITAGIYFGLVLVVALEPIIYSWLKYKELH
- a CDS encoding alkyl/aryl-sulfatase — encoded protein: MLQTNGEQMLKDFTARAYPRQVTEIIPGIIYHVMGYGHSNASFIISESSVILIDTLDSDYRAQKLKSLIAGYTDKPVKTIIYTHGHPDHRGGAGAFADSRPEIIAFAPCKPVLGRTDALNEVFLERGNKQFGYSLSDEENISQGIGIREGKTQGEGQYSFLPPTTVYREEKVLRDIDGVTLELAAAPGESDDQLLVWIPSHKVLCCGDNYYGCWPNLYPIRGGQYRDISAWVDTLDNLRAYQAEYLLPGHTQPILGAPAVRKTLTNFRDAIDYVLRETLKGMNQGLSMDEVAEAVKLPEKWASLPYLGEYYGTVAWSVRGIYTGYVGWFDGNPTHLNPLPPKSRAQKTIALMGGQDSVLSAIKQALDSKDYQWGIELADLLIAADSSNQQAKQYKAQGLMGLGKMETSANGRHYYLTCAKELLSGI
- a CDS encoding MarR family winged helix-turn-helix transcriptional regulator translates to MNEKHIISLIGFIHREADKFLENQLKKHNILGIAPSHGDILFNLYKYESLTMQQLAKLIDRDKSTVTVLVNKLVELGYISKTPDLEDARVYNIAITEKGQELRPVFEEISKCLLAKVYDDFTLEEQTLLLKMLQRIKF
- a CDS encoding autorepressor SdpR family transcription factor; this translates as MGFQESLKAMSDKTRREILNLLKDGDMTAGDIAAHFAMTQATVSHHLSVLKEGGLVSDRRNGKFIVYELNTSIIEEIMAWLIELKGKGDNEG